One genomic region from Cydia amplana chromosome Z, ilCydAmpl1.1, whole genome shotgun sequence encodes:
- the LOC134661278 gene encoding small G protein signaling modulator 3 homolog, whose protein sequence is MDLAKALFSSRDHDGYVGREDHERKISSALADDDPEDVINAIHDLNVAEELFPIPGGAFSALTLSMVPQDIMVKLAQPEAEGHGHGLPNYRFDEFGFCVDEEEEMEQNSNKVQPNTLAEDDQHHLQWEFYSKEISFAEGGKLEKTDKLQRMVKDGVPHSLRPQVWMNLCGANKKRSSTEITYHEIVRASSDDGLVTSKQIEKDLVQILPNNVCFSHPTSTGVPRLRRILRALAWLYPDIGYCQGTGMIAASLLLLMEEEDAFWIMCTTVEDLLPASYYSSTLIGIQADQKVLRSLISTYLPGIDQVLNAHDIELSLITMHWFLTLYANVVNMKILLRIWDLFFLDGSIILFKVTLAMLKIKENRFTEISNSAQIFNALSDIPGEIDDVEMLIKTIDEVCGDTLSPALIETHRRRHLAYLMADQGALVGNPSAVPNLPKQQLHRRQIKKSKSVIQTILFGDDSNNEDAVSKNVKQTEILVDLREAILQVARHFLALEPQLASEIQLTADYTMQSHAADRERYVNVSRSKRRRAKALLDFERRDGDELGFRKNDVIEVISSRDEHCWIGELNGLRGWFPARFVKLLDEKGVKYSRAGDDSVTEKAAHLVRGVLAPAFKRVLLHGIKRPSFLDGPCHPWLFIEEASSREVEKDFNSVYSRLVLCKTYRLDEDGKVLTPEELLYRCVQAINLSHDNAHAQMDVKLRTLICMGLNEEALHLWLEVLCSCVDIVQKWYHPWSFINSPGWVQIKCELRILSQFGFNLNPDWELPLKKDTQNQPLKEGVRDMLVKHHLFSWDL, encoded by the coding sequence ATGGATCTAGCTAAAGCTCTGTTCAGTTCGCGTGATCATGATGGCTACGTCGGGCGTGAAGACCACGAAAGGAAAATCAGTTCGGCCCTAGCAGATGACGATCCAGAAGACGTAATCAATGCAATCCATGACTTAAATGTTGCTGAAGAGTTGTTTCCTATACCAGGAGGAGCTTTTTCTGCTCTCACTCTCAGCATGGTACCTCAAGATATAATGGTTAAGTTAGCCCAACCGGAGGCAGAAGGCCACGGCCATGGCCTGCCAAACTACAGATTCGATGAATTTGGCTTCTGTGTTGACGAGGAAGAAGAAATGGAACAAAATTCCAACAAAGTGCAGCCTAACACATTGGCCGAAGATGATCAACATCATCTGCAGTGGGAGTTCTACAGCAAAGAAATTAGTTTCGCAGAAGGTGGCAAACTGGAAAAGACAGATAAGTTACAGAGAATGGTCAAAGATGGGGTCCCTCACTCTCTCCGACCACAGGTTTGGATGAACTTATGTGGTGCTAATAAAAAAAGATCTTCAACTGAAATTACTTACCATGAAATTGTACGAGCATCAAGTGATGATGGATTAGTTACAAGTAAACAAATTGAAAAAGATTTGGTTCAAATCCTTCCTAATAATGTTTGTTTTTCGCACCCAACAAGTACCGGAGTGCCGAGATTACGCAGGATCCTCCGAGCCCTGGCTTGGCTTTACCCTGACATTGGGTATTGTCAGGGTACAGGTATGATTGCTGCTTCACTTCTACTTCTAATGGAAGAAGAGGATGCTTTTTGGATCATGTGCACCACGGTGGAAGACCTCTTGCCAGCATCGTATTATTCTTCAACATTGATTGGCATACAGGCAGATCAAAAGGTGTTAAGAAGTCTTATTTCAACATACTTGCCAGGCATTGACCAAGTTTTGAATGCCCATGACATAGAACTTTCATTGATTACTATGCATTGGTTTTTAACATTATATGCTAATGTTGTCAATATGAAAATCTTATTAAGGATTTGGGATTTATTTTTCCTTGATGGCTCAATTATACTCTTCAAAGTTACTTTGgccatgttaaaaataaaagaaaatagatTTACTGAAATATCAAACTCTGCACAGATCTTTAATGCCCTATCAGACATACCAGGTGAAATTGATGATGTGGAAATGCTCATAAAAACAATAGATGAAGTATGTGGTGACACATTGAGTCCAGCATTGATAGAGACACATCGCAGAAGACACTTGGCGTATCTGATGGCCGACCAAGGAGCATTAGTTGGCAATCCCAGTGCAGTTCCTAACCTACCTAAGCAACAGCTGCAtaggcggcaaattaaaaaaagcaaatctGTCATACAAACCATTTTGTTTGGAGATGACAGCAATAATGAGGATGCAGTTTCTAAAAATGTGAAGCAAACTGAAATATTAGTTGACCTTCGTGAAGCAATCTTACAAGTTGCTCGTCATTTTTTAGCCTTAGAACCACAACTAGCATCTGAAATTCAACTGACAGCAGATTATACCATGCAAAGTCATGCAGCAGACCGAGAAAGATATGTAAATGTGTCTAGAAGTAAAAGGCGAAGAGCTAAGGCTCTCTTAGATTTTGAAAGAAGAGATGGGGATGAGTTAGGATTCAGAAAAAATGATGTTATCGAAGTCATCAGCTCAAGAGATGAGCACTGTTGGATTGGTGAATTAAATGGCCTGCGAGGGTGGTTCCCAGCAAGGTTTGTTAAGCTGCTGGATGAAAAAGGGGTGAAATACAGCAGAGCCGGAGATGATTCAGTCACCGAAAAGGCAGCCCACTTGGTACGAGGAGTTCTGGCTCCTGCTTTTAAAAGAGTTCTTTTACATGGTATAAAGAGACCAAGTTTTCTAGATGGTCCCTGCCATCCCTGGTTATTTATTGAGGAAGCCTCATCTCGAGAGGTTGAAAAAGAttttaattctgtttatagtaGGCTAGTCTTGTGTAAAACATATCGGCTAGATGAAGATGGCAAAGTTTTGACTCCAGAAGAATTACTGTATAGATGTGTTCAGGCCATCAATTTATCACATGATAATGCGCATGCTCAGATGGATGTAAAATTACGTACATTGATTTGTATGGGTTTGAATGAAGAAGCCTTGCATTTATGGCTTGAAGTTCTGTGCTCGTGTGTTGATATTGTTCAGAAGTGGTACCATCCTTGGTCATTCATTAACTCACCTGGTTGGGTGCAGATAAAGTGTGAACTTCGAATATTATCACAATTTGGGTTTAACCTGAATCCAGACTGGGAATTGCCGCTAAAAAAAGACACTCAAAATCAACCATTAAAAGAAGGTGTTCGAGATATGTTAGTAAAGCACCACTTATTTTCTTGGGATCTCTAA
- the LOC134661925 gene encoding large ribosomal subunit protein P1, with protein MASKAELACVYSALILVDDDVAVTGEKISTILKAAGVDVEPYWPGLFAKALEGVNVRELITNIGSGVGAAPAAGAPAAAAAGAAAPAEAAKEEKKEEEPEESDDDMGFGLFD; from the exons atggcatcAAAGGCTGAATTAGCTTGTGTTTACTCCGCTCTCATCTTGGTTGATGATGATGTCGCTGTTACC GGCGAGAAGATCTCTACGATCCTGAAGGCCGCCGGCGTGGATGTGGAGCCCTATTGGCCGGGCCTGTTCGCCAAGGCCCTGGAAGGCGTTAACGTGCGCGAGCTGATCACCAACATCGGCTCCGGCGTGGGAGCCGCCCCCGCCGCcggcgcgcccgccgccgccgccgctggcGCCGCGGCGCCCGCCGAGGCCGCCAAGGAGGAGAAGAAGGAGGAGGAGCCTGAAGAGTCCGACGACGATATGGGCTTCG gtctCTTCGACTAA